Part of the bacterium genome is shown below.
TGGTGATCGGCGGCGCCGGGACTCTGGCGGTGGTCCTGATCTGGACCCGGCTTTTCCCGGAGATCCGCCAGTTCAAGCGCTTGGAAGAGCCGATGATCTAGCCAGGGCCTGAAGGCCCTGGCTACCCCGAAGTCATCTTCAGGCCGAAGATGCCGGCGACCACCAAGGCCAGGCAGAGCAAGCGCGGCCAAGCCGCCGATTCGCCGAAGAAGACCATCCCCCAAATCGCCACTCCCACCGCTCCGATGGCGGTCCAAATGGCGTAAGCCGTGCCGATGGGAATCCGGTTCAAAGCCTTGGCCAGAAAATAAAAGCTCAGGATCATGGCCGCGACCGTGAAAAGGCTGGGCCAAAGCTTGGTGAAGCCCTCGGACTTCTTCATCCCGAGGGCCCAGGTGACTTCCAATAAACCGGCGACGATAAGGTAGATCCAAGGCATAGGGGCTGCTTAGCATTTTTTTAAAACCGCCGCACGAGATACGGCGTCGTGCTTGTCATTCCGAGGACACGAAGTGGCCGAGGAATCTCATACCGACCAAGGCAGTCGGAGATCCTTCGCTACGCTCAGGATGACAGGAGCCGCAATGAAATTGACCCTCTTACTTTTAGCCCTCAGCCTAACTCCACTAGCCACCCATGCCAACGACATCGGCCCCTCCCAACCGCCGGCCGCCGAATTGGCCCGGATGGCTCCGCCGATGCCGCCGCAGCCGCCCGATACCAATCCGCACGCGCCGCAAAGCGCCGAAGACCGGCGCCGGGTCGATTTCGCGGTCGCCGAAATTCGGGCCTACTATGGAACCGGCGTCGAGCTTCGCCACCCCCACATCATTCCATGGTCCTTCCAGAGCTTTTTGCAGAATCGTCAAACGGTCCCCGTCCCACCGACCGATCCGAACGTCATCGTCGAGGCCCAGGCGAAGGGCGCGCCGGCTTCGGTGGCGGCCCCGGCGCCGGGAGCCATGGCCGTCGGACCGGCCCTCCAACCCGACGAATACATGGTCCACGTCTATGCGCGCTTCCCGGGCGATCCGGCTTGGTACCACCTCGACGTCATCCTGACCGAGGACGCCGCCGGCAACCCCTTGCGCCGCCGATTTTTCCGGATTCCGATGCCTCCGGCCCACGGCCGCCTCCCGCCGGGAGTGGTTTGCTAGCCGGCGGAGGACGTGCTAGCGTCTTCCGATGGATTTACATTTCGACCTGGTCGACCGGCCCGAGTCCTTGAAGGCTCTGGCCGATAAGCTCGCCTCCCAAGACATCATCGCCTTCGACACCGAATTCATCCGCGAGAGCACTTACCTTCCCAAGCTGGCCCTGATCCAAGTCGCGACCCGCGAGGAGGCTTGGTTGGTCGACATCTTGGCTTTGCGCCATGAAGCGATGGCCCCCTTGCTGGCCGTCCTGCAGGATCCCCGGATCCTCAAAGTCCTGCATAGCGCCCACGGCGACCAAGAATGCCTCTTCCATAGCTACGGCATCACGGCGACGCCGACGCTCGACACCTTCGAGGCGGCCGGGCTGCTGGGGCTCGGCGAGAGCGTCAGCCTCCGCGACTTGATCCGGATGGAGCTGGGCTTGAACGTCGGCAAGAGCCACGCCCGAACCGATTGGCTCAAGCGGCCGATCGGCGAGGAGCTCAAGAAGTACGCCCTTTCCGATGTCCAATATTTGGTCGACATCGGCCAGCGGCTCCTCCGGCGCCTCGAGAAGCTGGGCCGGAAGGAATGGTCGATGGAGCTCAGCGCTTATTACGAGAACAGCCGACTCTATTCCGACAATTCGGCCGAGATCGCGGAAAAGCTCGCCAAGAGCGGACGAATTTCGGCCCGCTCCTTCGCCATTCTCCGGGAGCTGGTGGCTTGGCGGGAGCAGCGGGCTCGGTCCCTGAACATCCCGCGGCGCCGAATCGCCGACGACGAAACCCTCTTCCACATCGCCAATGCCCGCCCGACCTCGGTCGACCAGCTCAGCAAATTCCGCGGCCTCAACTCCGGCGAGATCCAACGCCAAGGCAAGGTCCTCATCGAAAAGATCAAGCTCCACCTCGACAAACCCAACGAGGCCCTGCCGCCGGTGCCCCAAGCCAATATTCCGACCGCGGTCCAGGCTCGGGTGGTCGACTTGCTCGGCGCCTATCTTCGGGTCTTGAGC
Proteins encoded:
- the sugE gene encoding quaternary ammonium compound efflux SMR transporter SugE encodes the protein MPWIYLIVAGLLEVTWALGMKKSEGFTKLWPSLFTVAAMILSFYFLAKALNRIPIGTAYAIWTAIGAVGVAIWGMVFFGESAAWPRLLCLALVVAGIFGLKMTSG
- a CDS encoding HRDC domain-containing protein → MDLHFDLVDRPESLKALADKLASQDIIAFDTEFIRESTYLPKLALIQVATREEAWLVDILALRHEAMAPLLAVLQDPRILKVLHSAHGDQECLFHSYGITATPTLDTFEAAGLLGLGESVSLRDLIRMELGLNVGKSHARTDWLKRPIGEELKKYALSDVQYLVDIGQRLLRRLEKLGRKEWSMELSAYYENSRLYSDNSAEIAEKLAKSGRISARSFAILRELVAWREQRARSLNIPRRRIADDETLFHIANARPTSVDQLSKFRGLNSGEIQRQGKVLIEKIKLHLDKPNEALPPVPQANIPTAVQARVVDLLGAYLRVLSERYEIAARHLFTTHELRKIVLDNMTDPKQWVEKGLCSPRVSELVGEELRAMLQGKRALSIESGKIKIESLE